The following proteins come from a genomic window of Corallococcus sp. NCRR:
- a CDS encoding YfbK domain-containing protein, with product MTSAEPALAQPDAGAVGKSVIIGTVIDTETKKPLPDVVVTATSPSLVGEQTVVTDANGNYRIPQLPAGTYTLRFEKEAFKPYVRNELQLLLNRTIRVNVEMLPESFSSTMPIMGSPPTIDVGSSNHGVNVDQEFIKRIAVARPESKGGATRSFESLAARAPSGDGDPSSNNDRARAPSWALPHMLVVPDGTPQTVYRAPQASAVPTPQPAPERTVAPQGQRFFDMYFKGYGVNPTVDTEEERFSTFSVDTDTASYTLTRAYLERGALPDEQAVRVEEFVNTFDYGYANAPDAPFSVNVEGFPSPARKGYQVVHIGVKARDVSRAGRKPGHLVFVIDVSGSMAMENRLGLVKRSLRLLVDALDERDWVSIVVYGTTAHQVLAPTNATQKDTILSAIDSVQSEGSTNAQAGMELGYALAASHMLKGGINRVILCSDGVANNGITEADGIWALVKEKAAAGITLSTVGFGMGNYNDVLMERLAQVGEGNYSYVDKLEEARRIFVQNLTGTLQVVAKDVKLQVEFDRKTVSRYRLIGYENRLLTQQQFNDDRVDAGEVGAGHAVTALYEVKLRDPAQTNFGTLRIRYKAPEGGSSKLIEKAMPVTLLRPAYEKAASPTRLSYVAAAFAEKLRGSYWARPLTYDALVSLWEELGTPLKARADVVELGELIRLAKKLDRREDRFESFAPVRTMDADRVPTLK from the coding sequence ATGACGTCCGCCGAGCCCGCGCTGGCCCAGCCTGACGCGGGCGCCGTGGGCAAGAGCGTCATCATCGGCACGGTGATTGACACCGAGACCAAGAAGCCCCTGCCGGACGTGGTCGTCACCGCGACCTCACCGAGCCTGGTGGGTGAACAGACGGTCGTCACGGACGCCAACGGGAACTACCGCATCCCCCAGCTCCCCGCGGGCACGTACACCCTGCGGTTCGAGAAGGAGGCGTTCAAGCCATACGTCCGCAATGAGCTCCAACTGCTCCTCAACCGCACCATCCGCGTGAACGTGGAGATGCTCCCCGAGAGCTTCTCGTCGACGATGCCCATCATGGGCTCGCCGCCGACCATCGACGTGGGCTCGTCGAACCATGGCGTCAACGTGGACCAGGAGTTCATCAAGCGCATCGCGGTGGCGCGTCCGGAGAGCAAGGGCGGCGCGACGCGGAGCTTCGAGTCCCTGGCGGCGAGGGCGCCGTCCGGAGACGGCGACCCGAGCAGCAACAACGACCGCGCGCGAGCCCCGTCCTGGGCCCTGCCGCACATGCTCGTCGTCCCGGACGGCACGCCGCAGACGGTGTACCGCGCCCCCCAGGCCTCCGCGGTGCCCACGCCGCAGCCCGCGCCGGAGCGCACCGTCGCGCCGCAGGGCCAGCGCTTCTTCGACATGTACTTCAAGGGCTACGGCGTGAACCCGACCGTGGACACCGAGGAGGAGCGCTTCTCCACCTTCTCCGTGGACACGGACACGGCGTCGTACACGCTGACGCGCGCCTACCTGGAGCGCGGCGCGCTTCCTGACGAGCAGGCCGTGCGAGTGGAGGAGTTCGTCAACACCTTCGACTACGGCTACGCCAACGCCCCGGACGCGCCCTTCAGCGTGAACGTGGAGGGATTCCCCTCCCCCGCGCGCAAGGGCTACCAGGTGGTGCACATTGGCGTGAAGGCGCGCGACGTGAGCCGCGCCGGGCGCAAGCCGGGGCACCTGGTCTTCGTCATCGACGTGTCCGGCTCCATGGCCATGGAGAACCGGCTGGGCCTGGTGAAGCGCTCGCTGCGCCTGCTGGTGGACGCGCTGGATGAGCGCGATTGGGTCTCCATCGTCGTCTACGGCACCACCGCCCATCAGGTGCTCGCGCCCACCAACGCCACGCAGAAGGACACCATCCTGAGCGCCATCGACAGCGTCCAGTCGGAGGGGTCCACCAACGCGCAGGCGGGCATGGAGCTGGGCTACGCGCTGGCCGCGAGCCACATGCTCAAGGGCGGCATCAACCGCGTCATCCTCTGCTCGGACGGCGTGGCGAACAACGGCATCACCGAGGCGGACGGCATCTGGGCGCTCGTGAAGGAGAAGGCGGCGGCGGGCATCACCCTGTCCACCGTGGGCTTCGGCATGGGCAACTACAACGACGTGCTGATGGAGCGGCTGGCCCAGGTGGGTGAAGGCAACTACTCCTATGTGGACAAGCTGGAGGAGGCCCGCCGCATCTTCGTGCAGAACCTCACCGGCACGCTCCAGGTGGTGGCCAAGGACGTGAAGCTCCAGGTGGAGTTCGACCGCAAGACGGTGTCCCGCTACCGCCTCATCGGCTACGAGAACCGGCTGCTCACCCAGCAGCAGTTCAACGACGACCGAGTGGACGCGGGCGAAGTGGGCGCGGGCCACGCCGTCACCGCCCTCTACGAGGTGAAGCTGCGCGACCCGGCCCAGACGAACTTCGGCACGCTGCGCATCCGCTACAAGGCCCCGGAGGGCGGCAGCTCGAAGCTCATCGAGAAGGCCATGCCCGTGACGCTCCTGCGCCCCGCCTATGAGAAGGCCGCGTCCCCCACCCGCCTGTCCTATGTCGCCGCCGCCTTCGCGGAGAAGCTGCGCGGCTCCTACTGGGCGCGCCCGCTCACCTA
- a CDS encoding NADP-dependent glyceraldehyde-3-phosphate dehydrogenase — protein MTALDTLFPTEEQIPPGVRLPAYLEQREYLVGGELRTWAGELNPVASPVFVRTPEGLKQKVIGATPLLTSRESLDALAAAVKAYDSGRGVWPSLKVAERIEHVERFLTAMRAQRTAVVNLLMWEIGKTQPDSEKEFDRTVDLIVETIRALKELDRTSSRFVQDQGIMAQIRRAPMGVALCMGPYNYPLNETFSTLFPALLMGNTVVFKPAKFGVLLVRPLLEAFRDCFPPGVINIIYGRGRETVGALMESGQVDLFAFIGTNKGASELKRMHPRPHRLKSVLGLDAKNPAIILEDADLDNAVKECITGTLSFNGQRCTALKLLVVHRNIVDAFLAKFTAAVDKLKPGMPWDPGVAVTPLPEPGKGTYLQGLVDDAVSKGARVVNSTGGQASRSFYSPTVVYPVTRDMRLATEEQFGPVVPVMVFDDDAEAVRLVVESPFGQQLSLFGKDSARIGRFIDAFSNQVGRINLNCQCQRGPDTFPFNGRKDSAEGTLSVADALRVFSIRTLVATKTTPDNTALVQSILTRRESDFLTTDFLF, from the coding sequence ATGACGGCACTCGACACCCTCTTTCCCACCGAAGAGCAGATTCCCCCCGGCGTGCGGCTGCCCGCGTACCTGGAGCAGCGCGAGTACCTGGTGGGCGGCGAGCTGCGCACCTGGGCCGGCGAGCTCAACCCGGTGGCGAGCCCCGTGTTCGTCCGGACCCCGGAGGGGCTGAAGCAGAAGGTGATTGGGGCCACGCCGCTGCTCACCTCGCGCGAGTCCCTGGACGCGCTCGCGGCGGCGGTGAAGGCCTATGACTCCGGCCGGGGCGTCTGGCCCTCCCTCAAGGTCGCGGAGCGCATCGAGCACGTGGAGCGCTTCCTCACCGCCATGCGCGCCCAGCGCACCGCCGTGGTGAACCTGCTCATGTGGGAGATTGGCAAGACGCAGCCGGACTCGGAGAAGGAGTTCGACCGCACGGTGGACCTCATCGTGGAGACCATCCGCGCGCTGAAGGAGCTGGACCGCACGTCGTCGCGCTTCGTCCAGGACCAGGGCATCATGGCGCAGATCCGCCGCGCGCCCATGGGCGTGGCCCTGTGCATGGGGCCGTACAACTACCCGCTGAACGAAACCTTCAGCACGCTCTTCCCCGCGCTCCTGATGGGCAACACCGTGGTGTTCAAGCCGGCGAAGTTCGGCGTGCTGCTGGTGAGGCCACTGCTGGAGGCGTTCCGGGACTGCTTCCCACCTGGCGTCATCAACATCATCTACGGCCGGGGCCGGGAGACCGTGGGCGCGCTGATGGAGAGCGGGCAGGTGGACCTGTTCGCCTTCATCGGCACCAACAAGGGCGCCAGCGAGTTGAAGCGCATGCACCCGCGCCCGCACCGCCTCAAGTCCGTGCTGGGCCTGGACGCGAAGAACCCGGCCATCATCCTGGAGGACGCGGACCTGGATAACGCGGTGAAGGAGTGCATCACCGGCACGCTGTCCTTCAACGGTCAGCGGTGCACGGCGCTCAAGCTGCTGGTGGTGCACCGGAACATCGTGGACGCGTTCCTCGCGAAGTTCACCGCCGCCGTGGACAAGCTCAAGCCCGGCATGCCCTGGGACCCGGGCGTCGCCGTCACGCCGCTGCCGGAGCCGGGCAAGGGGACCTATCTCCAGGGGTTGGTGGATGACGCGGTGTCGAAGGGCGCGCGCGTGGTGAACTCGACGGGCGGGCAGGCGTCCCGGTCGTTCTATTCACCCACGGTGGTGTACCCGGTGACGCGCGACATGCGGCTGGCCACGGAGGAGCAGTTCGGTCCGGTGGTGCCGGTGATGGTCTTCGACGACGACGCGGAGGCGGTGCGGCTGGTGGTGGAGTCGCCGTTCGGTCAGCAGCTCAGCCTGTTCGGCAAGGACTCTGCGCGCATCGGGCGGTTCATCGACGCGTTCTCCAACCAGGTGGGCCGCATCAACCTCAACTGCCAGTGCCAGCGGGGGCCGGACACGTTCCCGTTCAACGGCCGCAAGGACTCCGCGGAGGGGACGCTGTCCGTGGCGGACGCGCTGCGGGTGTTCTCCATCCGCACGCTGGTGGCGACGAAGACGACGCCGGACAACACCGCGCTCGTCCAATCCATCCTGACCCGCAGAGAGTCGGATTTCCTCACCACGGACTTCCTCTTCTAG